A stretch of DNA from Gottschalkia acidurici 9a:
ATTATTGTATACATAGCAAATTTAATTCCAAACATGGTTGATGATATTGCAACTATCACAGTATTTAGACCCATAAGTGTAGATCCTATACTTATATTATAGTATTTTTTTAGCATAGCGCCTATTACATCTACACCACTTTGCAGTATTCTATTTCTATATAACAGACCCATTCCTAAACCATTGAAAACTGCACCAAAAACCGCTGCCAGTAGTATATCGTCTATATTTATATATTTGTATATATCTTTAGTTATATCTAATAAAATGGATGTTGCTAGTATGGACATTAGTGTATATGCTATCATTTTTTTGTCTAGTTTTTTAGCTGCTAGTATTAGTAGTGGTAAATTTATTACTATTATAGTTATAGATATTGGTACTTCAAACTTATATTGAACTAGTATAGATATACCTGTCACACCACCACTCAATATCTTATTAGGTATAAAAAAACCATTAATTGCTATAGAGCACATTAAGTTTCCTATTATAATAAAAGGAAGCTTTTTTATTATTTCTAATAAGATATTATCAATTTTCTCACATATCCTGTACTTACCCAACATCCTCACACTCTTTTCTTCTATATTATACTACATTATATTATTCAAGTTTCTGTAAGTTTACTGATAATGTGCTCGGACTTATACTTTGAACTTCTACGTTTTCCAAAGTTGAAATATTAAGTTTAAAATTATAAACACCTTCATCTAAATCATTTAAATCTAGCTTTAATTTTATATCTTGTGGTGTTAGTTTATTTAAAACTTTCTCATTGCCTTTTAGTGTAACTACTATTGTTCCTATTTGATCTTGTATATTTGCTTTTAAGCCATCTTTAAGATTAACTATGCTGACTTCTTCAATAGGTATCTCTACCTGCCTACTCATAGTCTTTTCCACTTGTATCTTTACTGCAACTTGATTCTTATTATTTTCTAGTAATACACCTTTAGGTAATGCTAACTTTGTATTGATTTCCTGATCACTTGAAATCGTACTTAAATCTATCTCATTAGTATCTATAGAAGTTATATTTTTTATATCTTTATCTAGTCCCTTTATAGTTACTGTAGATGGATTTGTCTCAACTTTACTTATCTTATATTCTGGCTTGATAGCACCTTTAAATTTGGGTTTTATAGGTACTTTTTTTGTCTTTAATATAGGTAAAGATGCTTCTACAGTACTTGGATTTATCTCTAACCCTTTTATTTCCTTCCCCTTAGAATCTAGTGCTACAACGGGTAGTGTCATTTTTCCATTTGAAACCATCTTATTTATATCTACATTTATTATTACTTTAGATACTCTATTTAATAAAGAAGCTGGTCCACTTAGTTTTACTGTATCGGGTGATATGCTTCCCTCCCCTATACTATAGCCTCCTGTAGAGTTCCCTATGGTTCTCACAGTTACTTCTTTTTCTTTGGTTCCTAAAGTATCTACCTCGTATGAAATATATCTTTTGCTTATATCTTCTAAATCTACTCTAAATGGAACCCTTACTTCTATAGGTACTCTATGTGTACCTTTTGATATATCTGATAAATCTACTTCTGCTGTAATATCTTCTGCTGTTAAAGAGTTTATGTCATTTCTTCTACCTGATACTTTTATGGATACAGTCATATCTTCAGGTTCTAATAATACAAGTCCTGCATCTTTTATTAGACTTTCATTTATTGTATCTACTTTTACATCCTTAAATTCCCTTATGATTTTAGGATTTACCTCTCCTCTAACGTAAGACCATAGTACTATAGAAATAAAAAGAGCCAGTAATTTTATAGTTGTATTGCTATCCTTGATTTTGCTCATTTTTATTCCTCCATTTTGAAAATATGTTCACTTTTTGTACATCTGGTTTATAAACATCTATAAGTACTTTTTTTAGTGTCTCTGGCTCTATATATCGTTTTATTTTTCCTTTTTCTGCAATAGATATAGTACCTGTTTCTTCTGAAACTATTATTGCAACTGAATCTGACCTTTCTGTTATACCAAGTGCGGCTCTATGTCTAGTACCAAGTTCTTTACTAAGATTAGGATTTTCTGTTAGAGGTAAGAAACATGCTGCTGCTTTTATATTATCATTTTTTATCAAAACTGCACCATCATGTAAAGGTGTATTTGGTATAAATATGTTTATTAAAAGTTCACTGGATACTTTACCACTTATATTTGTTCCAGTCTCTGCTACCTCGTTTAATCCAGTTTCTTTCTCCATTATCATAAGTGCACCTATTTTTTGTCTTGAAAGCGATGCTGTGGCTTCCACTATCTCCTCTATTACACTCTGTATATGCTCATCTTCTAGTTCTATTATTGACTTTGAAAAAAGTTTAGTTCTTCCTATATACTCTAGAGCTCTTCTCAATTCTGGCTGGAATACTATTAGTATAGCTATAACTCCAACTGTCATGGCTCTTTCTAAAATCCAGTAAAGTGTATAAAGTTCTAAAATGTCACTTATTTTTGCGGCTACAAGTAATAAAAATATACCTTTTAGTAATTGCTCTGCTCTAGTCTCTCTTATAAGCATAAATAGTTTGTAAAAAACTATGGCTACTATAACTATATCTATAACATCCATAATTCTTATATTAAAAAAGAGCTCTTTTATAATCTGCAAATTTCTCACCCCGATCATTGTTGTATATACAAAGCGTGCCTCAGAATTTTTTGTGCCTTTTTCATTTTAGACATATGTTCTTTACATAACACTTCATTATTTATATTACATAAGAGTCTACCTATTTATCTTCATTATTGTTTTTAGATTCTAATATATATCTATCTATTCTCTTTTGATTACTTCTCCATAAATATATAGCATATGGTATAAATAGTATGCTATATAAAGGTACATTACTCATTAATATAAAATCAAATATTCCATGCAATATTACAGGTATATATAGAGACTTTCTTAAATATGACCTCTTCTTTACTTCATCCTTAGAATACTTTGCTAGAGATAAGTAATATCCCATAGATACTGCAAATATACAGTGTGCTGGAACAGATAGTATACCTCTATAAAGTCCAACGTAAGCATTATAGTTAAACCTAAAGACAACGTACATTATATTTTCTATAGTAGCAAATCCTAGTGCTGAAAAAATACTATA
This window harbors:
- a CDS encoding YitT family protein; this encodes MLGKYRICEKIDNILLEIIKKLPFIIIGNLMCSIAINGFFIPNKILSGGVTGISILVQYKFEVPISITIIVINLPLLILAAKKLDKKMIAYTLMSILATSILLDITKDIYKYINIDDILLAAVFGAVFNGLGMGLLYRNRILQSGVDVIGAMLKKYYNISIGSTLMGLNTVIVAISSTMFGIKFAMYTIISMYIGYQIVDRVQVGFNTKQNVFIVSDRWEELAHVIMAKVHRGVTFLQGEGAYTNHNRKMIYCIVTSTEIAKIKAIVEEIDPNAFMTIHSVQEVKGSGFKQLGL
- a CDS encoding CdaR family protein — its product is MSKIKDSNTTIKLLALFISIVLWSYVRGEVNPKIIREFKDVKVDTINESLIKDAGLVLLEPEDMTVSIKVSGRRNDINSLTAEDITAEVDLSDISKGTHRVPIEVRVPFRVDLEDISKRYISYEVDTLGTKEKEVTVRTIGNSTGGYSIGEGSISPDTVKLSGPASLLNRVSKVIINVDINKMVSNGKMTLPVVALDSKGKEIKGLEINPSTVEASLPILKTKKVPIKPKFKGAIKPEYKISKVETNPSTVTIKGLDKDIKNITSIDTNEIDLSTISSDQEINTKLALPKGVLLENNKNQVAVKIQVEKTMSRQVEIPIEEVSIVNLKDGLKANIQDQIGTIVVTLKGNEKVLNKLTPQDIKLKLDLNDLDEGVYNFKLNISTLENVEVQSISPSTLSVNLQKLE
- the cdaA gene encoding diadenylate cyclase CdaA, producing MQIIKELFFNIRIMDVIDIVIVAIVFYKLFMLIRETRAEQLLKGIFLLLVAAKISDILELYTLYWILERAMTVGVIAILIVFQPELRRALEYIGRTKLFSKSIIELEDEHIQSVIEEIVEATASLSRQKIGALMIMEKETGLNEVAETGTNISGKVSSELLINIFIPNTPLHDGAVLIKNDNIKAAACFLPLTENPNLSKELGTRHRAALGITERSDSVAIIVSEETGTISIAEKGKIKRYIEPETLKKVLIDVYKPDVQKVNIFSKWRNKNEQNQG
- a CDS encoding PrsW family intramembrane metalloprotease translates to MNILISKLLLIAIAPAISIAIVVYISDKYEKEPIHLLIKTFILGALSVIPTLIVERALTIFNIFPGLIGVFYTSFIVAGFTEEFFKRSVIVNFIYKNKNYNERLDGIVYSIFSALGFATIENIMYVVFRFNYNAYVGLYRGILSVPAHCIFAVSMGYYLSLAKYSKDEVKKRSYLRKSLYIPVILHGIFDFILMSNVPLYSILFIPYAIYLWRSNQKRIDRYILESKNNNEDK